From a region of the Desulfuromonas sp. KJ2020 genome:
- a CDS encoding LuxR C-terminal-related transcriptional regulator yields the protein MDGPLTAAAGLGGATGYFLLPHALTLMAVALWLPPKRFKQLIPYAVLATLALTLAIPLFPRQGSWLLSGLSFTGAFVAVEACCRLHSTRRPVLAAAAGLVMANLLLFVLHRFPGGSVGHFVLVTLPLLLLLSPLPAVGKKQAAHFSVPLWRYLPFVLVFHIVGGLMYGSIYPAYQPVALVAGLELFFYVATVLGAVWLAEKSQDLALIFGIVLSMASFALLQYPQPLTINLSMFAMQAGQGFVDLFLLAFLLSFARPVRAFGLGLAILCLGIYGGQLFGRHLQDMAGAIALSGHIVLNLSVLMLYFLSRQRHPLAAFDRTASGEGLSGAPEDSARPAISEVTAPSAEDLLPENIRLLLSERECMVLAQSLDGRPYRQIASDLAISESTVKTYMKRICDKLDVKGRKGLYEALGKW from the coding sequence ATGGACGGTCCCTTGACGGCGGCTGCCGGCCTGGGGGGAGCCACAGGATACTTTCTGCTGCCTCATGCCCTCACTCTAATGGCGGTGGCACTATGGTTGCCGCCAAAACGCTTCAAGCAGCTGATCCCCTATGCCGTTCTGGCCACCTTGGCACTCACGCTGGCGATTCCTCTGTTTCCGAGGCAGGGGTCCTGGCTCCTCTCAGGACTCAGTTTTACCGGCGCCTTTGTCGCCGTTGAGGCCTGCTGCCGCTTGCACAGCACCAGGCGTCCGGTCCTCGCGGCCGCCGCCGGTCTGGTTATGGCCAATCTGTTGTTATTTGTCCTGCACAGGTTCCCCGGCGGGTCGGTCGGTCACTTTGTCCTGGTGACACTTCCCCTTTTGCTGCTGCTGTCACCCTTGCCGGCCGTTGGAAAAAAGCAGGCCGCGCATTTTTCGGTCCCTTTATGGCGTTATCTCCCTTTCGTGCTGGTTTTTCATATCGTCGGCGGGCTGATGTATGGCTCGATTTATCCCGCCTATCAGCCCGTGGCTCTGGTCGCGGGCCTGGAACTGTTCTTTTATGTGGCGACAGTTCTTGGTGCCGTCTGGCTGGCGGAGAAAAGTCAGGACCTGGCCCTGATCTTCGGTATTGTGCTGAGCATGGCCTCCTTTGCTCTGTTGCAGTACCCCCAGCCTTTGACCATCAACCTGAGCATGTTCGCCATGCAAGCCGGCCAGGGATTCGTCGATCTGTTCCTGCTGGCTTTTCTGCTGTCCTTTGCGCGTCCCGTTCGCGCGTTTGGTCTCGGCCTGGCCATCTTGTGTCTGGGAATTTACGGCGGACAGCTCTTCGGGCGGCATTTGCAGGACATGGCCGGGGCGATTGCCCTGAGCGGCCACATCGTTCTAAATCTTTCTGTGCTCATGCTCTATTTTCTGAGCCGGCAACGCCATCCCCTGGCGGCCTTTGACCGGACCGCCAGCGGCGAGGGGTTATCGGGGGCGCCAGAGGATAGTGCCCGCCCTGCAATCTCAGAGGTTACGGCTCCGTCAGCCGAGGATCTTCTCCCGGAAAATATCCGTCTGCTGCTTTCCGAGCGGGAGTGCATGGTACTGGCCCAGAGTCTCGATGGGCGGCCATATCGACAAATTGCCTCGGATCTGGCTATTTCGGAATCGACGGTGAAAACCTACATGAAGCGGATATGCGACAAGCTTGACGTCAAAGGCCGCAAGGGATTGTACGAAGCATTGGGAAAATGGTGA
- the prxU gene encoding thioredoxin-dependent peroxiredoxin (Most members of this family contain a selenocysteine.) — protein MPTKQESCVKPAGGPVAGAKPEAVSPSAQPMAKEEAVMTARVGREAPDFEATVFQDGGFRNMKLSDSRGKWIVLCFYPGDFTFVUPTELTAVAVKYPELKKLGVEVFAASTDSRFSHKIWQEEELSKMVPGGVPFPLIADAGGLIGRAYGVYEELAGVDIRGRFLIDPDFVIRAAEVLTPEVGRNVSELIRQVQAFQHVAKTGEVTPSGWQPGKPTLKPGPELAGKVWKEWKPDMAF, from the coding sequence ATGCCCACAAAGCAGGAGTCCTGTGTCAAGCCGGCCGGAGGTCCTGTCGCAGGCGCGAAGCCTGAAGCAGTTTCCCCGTCGGCCCAACCTATGGCAAAGGAGGAAGCCGTCATGACTGCACGTGTAGGCCGAGAGGCCCCGGATTTTGAGGCAACCGTATTTCAGGATGGCGGCTTCAGGAACATGAAGCTGTCCGATTCCCGGGGCAAGTGGATTGTCCTCTGCTTTTATCCCGGCGACTTCACCTTCGTCTGACCGACGGAGCTGACGGCAGTTGCCGTCAAATATCCCGAACTGAAAAAGCTGGGGGTCGAAGTCTTCGCGGCCAGCACCGACAGCCGTTTCAGCCACAAAATCTGGCAGGAAGAAGAGCTCAGCAAGATGGTCCCCGGCGGCGTGCCCTTCCCCCTCATCGCCGATGCCGGCGGTCTCATCGGCCGGGCCTACGGCGTCTATGAAGAACTGGCCGGCGTCGATATCCGCGGACGCTTTCTCATCGACCCCGATTTCGTCATCCGCGCCGCCGAAGTGCTGACCCCCGAGGTCGGCCGCAACGTCTCCGAACTGATCCGCCAGGTGCAGGCCTTTCAGCATGTGGCCAAGACCGGTGAGGTAACTCCTTCCGGCTGGCAGCCGGGCAAGCCTACCCTGAAGCCCGGTCCTGAACTGGCCGGCAAGGTGTGGAAGGAGTGGAAGCCGGATATGGCTTTCTAG
- a CDS encoding ABC transporter ATP-binding protein, translating to MPVPAAHSAPDAPPPVFEARDLTKVYALGEMEVQALRGVDFDLHEGEFVVLLGPSGSGKSTLLNILGGLDVPTSGQVRYRDHDLTAYDDEALTRYRRDHVGFVFQFYNLIPSLTARENVALITEIAANPMSPEEALKLVNLGERLDHFPSQMSGGEQQRVAIARAIAKRPEVLLCDEPTGALDVKTGILVLEVIEKVNRELGTTTAVITHNAVIASMADRIVHLSDGRIVKEEHNRERVAAERLQW from the coding sequence ATGCCTGTGCCTGCCGCCCATTCCGCCCCTGACGCACCTCCCCCGGTCTTTGAAGCCCGCGACCTGACCAAAGTCTATGCCTTGGGCGAGATGGAGGTGCAGGCGCTGCGCGGGGTCGACTTCGATCTCCACGAGGGGGAGTTTGTGGTGCTGCTCGGCCCCTCGGGCAGCGGCAAGTCGACGTTGCTCAACATTCTGGGCGGCCTCGATGTGCCGACGAGCGGGCAGGTGCGCTACCGCGACCATGATCTCACCGCCTACGATGATGAAGCTCTCACCCGTTACCGACGCGATCACGTCGGTTTCGTCTTTCAGTTCTACAATCTCATACCCAGTCTGACCGCGCGGGAAAACGTGGCCCTCATCACCGAAATCGCGGCGAATCCCATGTCGCCCGAAGAAGCCTTGAAGCTGGTGAACCTGGGGGAGCGCCTGGATCACTTTCCGTCCCAGATGTCCGGCGGAGAACAGCAGCGTGTCGCCATCGCAAGGGCCATCGCCAAGCGGCCGGAGGTGCTGCTGTGTGACGAGCCGACGGGTGCGCTTGATGTAAAAACGGGCATCCTGGTGCTGGAGGTGATCGAAAAGGTCAATCGGGAACTCGGCACTACCACCGCCGTCATTACCCACAACGCCGTCATTGCGTCCATGGCCGACCGCATCGTTCACCTCTCCGACGGCCGTATCGTAAAGGAAGAGCATAATCGGGAGCGCGTCGCCGCCGAGCGCCTGCAATGGTGA
- a CDS encoding ABC transporter permease produces the protein MGILQTKLRRDLLQMKSQALAIALVMACGIATFVMSLSTLQSLERTLDSYYEQYGFAQVFTHLKRAPQALASRLAHIPGVARLETRVVAQVTLDIAGLSEPATGRLISLPPGRQPQLNRLHLREGRLPAPQRRGEVLVNQRFAEAHGLKPGDRVQAILNGRRQALNIVGIALSPEYVYQIRPGELIPDDRRFGVFWMGYDDLAAAFDLEGAFNDVSLTLEPGAIQAEVLQRLDEATADYGGQGAYGREDQMSHKLVSNEMTQLRGMALIPPTIFLTVAAFLINVVLSRLISIQREQIAALKAFGYSRLEVGLHYLRFGLAISVAGAVLGTAAGAWFGRGMTRMYARFFSFPVFDYHLGFEVALIALLVSGGTAALGVYGSVRKAVELPPAEAMRPEPPAAFRPTVVERLGLQRFLTQGARMILRQLERRPFKALFSCLGIALAVAVMILGSFSEDIIENLIDFQFFQAQRQDMTVTLVEPADGRALTALAQLPGVRRAEPVRTVPVRLNFGHRSRLLAITGLPPDASLLRPLNRDGQPVFLPEQGLVLSAALAELLEVAPGQKVRVDVLEGNRPVRQIPVAALVEDYTGTSAYMRLRTLQKLMREEDSISGANLLVDSRFEEELYHRLKKTPAVAGVTLKRGALESFRKTMAENLLRMRLFNMIFASIIAFGVVYNSMRVALSERSRELATLRVIGFTRTEISWLLLGEAGLLTLLAIPLGLVLGTGFAALATWALQTEVLRFSLVVDPSTYGTAALVILLAAVASGLVVRRRLDRLDLIAVLKARE, from the coding sequence ATGGGGATTTTACAGACAAAACTACGCCGCGATCTGCTGCAGATGAAAAGCCAGGCCCTGGCCATCGCCCTGGTCATGGCCTGCGGCATCGCCACTTTCGTCATGTCTCTCTCCACCCTGCAATCGCTGGAACGCACTCTGGACTCTTATTACGAGCAGTATGGCTTCGCCCAGGTTTTCACCCATCTCAAGCGCGCTCCGCAGGCCCTGGCCTCACGTCTGGCCCATATCCCGGGGGTCGCCCGGCTGGAGACCCGGGTCGTCGCCCAGGTGACTCTCGACATCGCCGGTCTGAGTGAACCGGCGACTGGCCGGCTGATCTCCCTTCCCCCAGGCAGACAGCCCCAACTCAACCGTCTGCACCTGCGGGAAGGCCGGTTACCCGCGCCCCAGCGGCGGGGGGAAGTGCTGGTCAACCAGCGCTTCGCCGAGGCCCATGGGCTTAAGCCCGGCGACCGGGTGCAGGCGATCCTCAATGGCCGCCGGCAGGCATTGAACATCGTAGGAATTGCCCTCTCGCCCGAATATGTCTATCAGATCCGTCCCGGGGAACTCATCCCCGACGATCGACGCTTTGGCGTCTTTTGGATGGGCTATGACGACCTGGCCGCCGCCTTTGACCTGGAAGGGGCCTTCAACGACGTCAGTCTCACGCTGGAGCCGGGAGCCATTCAAGCGGAGGTGCTGCAGCGGCTGGATGAGGCGACGGCGGACTACGGGGGGCAGGGGGCCTACGGCCGGGAGGATCAGATGTCCCACAAGCTGGTCTCCAACGAGATGACCCAGCTGCGTGGCATGGCGCTGATTCCACCCACCATTTTCCTGACGGTGGCGGCTTTCCTCATCAACGTGGTGCTCAGCCGCCTGATCAGCATCCAGCGGGAACAGATCGCCGCCCTGAAAGCCTTCGGCTACAGCCGTCTGGAAGTCGGCCTGCACTACCTGCGCTTCGGCCTGGCCATCTCCGTGGCCGGGGCCGTTCTGGGAACGGCGGCAGGGGCCTGGTTCGGACGAGGGATGACACGCATGTATGCCCGCTTTTTCAGTTTCCCCGTTTTCGACTACCACCTGGGCTTCGAGGTGGCCCTGATCGCCCTGCTGGTGAGCGGCGGCACGGCCGCCCTCGGCGTGTACGGCTCGGTGCGAAAGGCGGTGGAACTGCCCCCAGCCGAAGCCATGCGCCCCGAGCCGCCGGCGGCCTTCCGTCCCACCGTCGTCGAACGCCTGGGCTTGCAGCGATTTCTGACCCAGGGCGCCCGGATGATCCTGAGGCAACTCGAACGCCGGCCTTTCAAGGCCCTGTTCTCCTGCCTGGGCATCGCCCTGGCCGTGGCCGTTATGATCCTTGGCAGCTTTTCGGAAGATATTATCGAGAACCTCATCGATTTTCAGTTCTTTCAGGCGCAGAGACAGGACATGACAGTCACTCTGGTGGAGCCCGCCGATGGCCGCGCCCTGACCGCTCTCGCCCAACTGCCCGGTGTACGCCGGGCCGAACCGGTGCGCACCGTCCCCGTGCGCCTGAATTTCGGCCATCGCTCCCGACTGCTGGCCATCACCGGGCTGCCCCCCGACGCCAGCCTGCTGCGCCCTCTCAATCGCGATGGCCAGCCCGTTTTTCTACCGGAACAGGGTCTGGTCCTCTCAGCGGCCCTGGCCGAATTGCTGGAGGTGGCTCCCGGGCAGAAGGTGCGGGTCGACGTGCTGGAAGGGAACAGGCCGGTACGGCAGATCCCGGTGGCAGCCTTGGTCGAGGACTACACCGGCACCTCGGCCTATATGCGCCTGCGCACCCTCCAGAAGCTGATGCGGGAGGAAGATTCCATTTCTGGCGCCAATCTCCTGGTCGACAGCCGTTTTGAAGAAGAATTGTACCATCGCCTTAAAAAGACCCCGGCGGTGGCCGGAGTCACCCTCAAGCGGGGCGCCCTCGAGAGTTTCCGGAAAACCATGGCGGAAAACCTGCTCCGCATGCGCCTTTTCAACATGATTTTCGCCAGCATTATCGCCTTTGGAGTGGTATACAATAGTATGCGTGTGGCTCTTTCCGAACGCAGCCGTGAGCTCGCCACCTTACGGGTGATCGGATTTACCCGGACCGAGATTTCCTGGCTGCTGCTGGGAGAGGCCGGTTTGCTGACCCTGCTTGCCATCCCCCTGGGGCTGGTGCTCGGCACTGGGTTCGCCGCCTTGGCCACCTGGGCGCTGCAGACGGAGGTCTTGCGGTTTTCCCTCGTGGTCGACCCGTCCACCTACGGCACCGCCGCCCTGGTGATTCTCCTCGCGGCCGTGGCTTCGGGACTGGTCGTGCGGCGCAGACTGGACCGGCTCGACCTCATTGCCGTTCTCAAGGCCAGGGAGTAG
- a CDS encoding efflux RND transporter periplasmic adaptor subunit, producing the protein MTPTIRRRLWLALLILILGGLFAYAFVPRPVEVDIVEANEGALQISIDEDGKTRVKERYTLAAPLAGRLLRIDLDPGDPVEAGQTMLALVEPAVPALLDERTLAQSEARVKAAEAALSRSLANQNSADQRRRQAEANLQRRQKLFDQQMISRQEFDDASYASQTAREDHRAALFAVQIARAELTQANAALLRLQELRPGQPQDAFPLLAPADGQVLRVLQESATVVTPGTPLVEVGNAKDLEVVIDVLSSDAVRIRPGQRVLLEQWGGGEALTGRVRLVEPAAYTKVSALGVEEQRVDVVVDLEAPPDSRPTLGDGYRVEARIIVWEKDKVLKVPSGALFRREGQWAVFVVDGNRARLRTLTTGQSNGLETEVLAGLEAAERVILHPGDKVAEGVRVQVRR; encoded by the coding sequence ATGACCCCGACCATTCGCCGGCGCCTTTGGCTGGCCCTTCTTATCCTGATTCTCGGCGGGCTTTTCGCCTATGCCTTTGTACCCCGTCCCGTCGAGGTTGACATTGTTGAGGCCAACGAGGGCGCCCTGCAGATTAGCATCGACGAGGACGGCAAGACCCGCGTCAAAGAGCGCTACACCCTGGCCGCTCCTCTGGCTGGGCGTCTTCTCCGTATCGATCTCGATCCCGGCGATCCGGTTGAGGCCGGCCAGACGATGCTGGCCCTGGTCGAACCCGCGGTTCCCGCCCTGCTCGATGAACGGACCCTCGCCCAGAGTGAGGCCCGGGTCAAAGCGGCGGAAGCGGCCTTGAGCCGCAGTCTGGCCAACCAGAACAGTGCGGATCAGCGCCGCCGGCAGGCGGAGGCCAACCTCCAGCGGCGCCAGAAACTCTTCGATCAGCAGATGATCTCCCGCCAGGAGTTCGATGACGCCTCCTATGCCTCGCAGACGGCCCGCGAGGACCATCGGGCCGCTCTTTTTGCCGTGCAGATCGCCCGGGCCGAACTGACCCAGGCTAACGCGGCCCTGCTGCGCCTGCAGGAACTCAGGCCGGGCCAACCGCAGGACGCCTTCCCGCTGCTGGCGCCAGCCGACGGGCAGGTCCTGAGGGTTCTGCAGGAAAGCGCCACGGTCGTGACCCCCGGCACGCCCCTGGTGGAAGTGGGAAACGCCAAAGATCTTGAAGTCGTCATCGATGTCCTCTCCAGCGATGCCGTGCGCATCCGGCCCGGTCAGCGCGTCTTGCTCGAACAGTGGGGGGGAGGGGAGGCGCTGACAGGACGTGTCCGCCTGGTGGAACCGGCGGCCTATACCAAGGTTTCCGCCCTGGGCGTGGAGGAGCAGCGGGTCGACGTCGTCGTCGACCTGGAGGCTCCTCCAGACAGCCGGCCCACCCTGGGAGACGGCTATCGCGTCGAAGCCCGCATCATAGTCTGGGAGAAGGATAAGGTACTGAAGGTGCCTTCAGGCGCCCTCTTCCGCCGCGAAGGCCAGTGGGCCGTCTTCGTCGTGGACGGCAACCGCGCCCGCCTGCGCACCCTCACGACCGGCCAGAGCAATGGGTTGGAGACCGAAGTGTTGGCCGGACTGGAGGCCGCCGAGAGGGTGATCCTGCACCCCGGCGACAAAGTCGCCGAGGGAGTCCGCGTGCAGGTGCGCCGCTGA
- a CDS encoding helicase HerA-like domain-containing protein: protein MTDPLKFTIGAAAGEPVSQLAAMCNRHGLITGATGTGKTVTLQILAESFSRLGVPVFAADIKGDLSGLAAAGQPHPKIDERLTQIPLENFQLRPCPTLFWDIHGDKGQPVRTTLSEMGPLLLSNLLELNDTQAGVLYAGFKIADDEGLLLLDLKDLRALLSWMAENAGTLRQGYGNLSPASIGAIQRKLLVLESQGADLFFGEPALVLADLMQTDFSGQGVISLLDATRLYAQAPRVYTTFLLWLLSELFENLPEVGDADKPKMVFFFDEAHLLFDQAPKVLLDKIEQVVRLIRSKGVGIFFITQSPLDIPEDILGQLGLKIQHALRAFTPRDRKVIRAVAQTFADNPAFDTEEAITDLGTGEALVSTLSAKGAPLPVQRTLIRPPESRIGPLNEEERRERLQRSPLKGRYDTPVDRESAYEILKQRAERQQVEAAATPPSKPAGRARQSLGEAFMKSAARTIGNQVGRQLIRGVLGTLFGGGKR from the coding sequence ATGACTGATCCCCTGAAGTTCACCATCGGCGCCGCCGCCGGCGAACCTGTCAGCCAACTGGCCGCCATGTGCAACCGCCATGGCCTCATCACCGGGGCCACCGGCACCGGCAAAACCGTCACTCTGCAAATTCTGGCCGAGAGCTTCTCCCGCCTGGGAGTGCCCGTCTTTGCCGCTGACATCAAGGGCGATCTCTCTGGCCTCGCCGCCGCCGGCCAGCCCCACCCGAAAATCGACGAGCGGCTGACCCAGATTCCCCTCGAGAACTTTCAACTGCGCCCCTGTCCTACCCTTTTCTGGGATATCCACGGCGACAAGGGCCAGCCGGTGCGCACCACCCTCAGTGAGATGGGGCCGTTGCTGCTGAGCAACCTGCTGGAGCTTAACGATACCCAGGCCGGCGTCCTCTATGCCGGCTTCAAGATTGCCGACGACGAAGGGCTGCTCTTGCTCGACCTCAAGGACCTGCGCGCCCTGCTCAGCTGGATGGCCGAGAACGCCGGCACCCTGCGCCAGGGCTACGGCAATCTCTCGCCGGCCAGTATCGGCGCCATCCAGCGCAAGCTTCTCGTCCTGGAAAGTCAGGGGGCCGACCTCTTCTTCGGCGAACCGGCCCTGGTCCTCGCCGACCTCATGCAGACCGATTTTTCGGGGCAGGGCGTCATCAGCCTGCTCGACGCCACCCGCCTCTACGCCCAGGCGCCGCGCGTCTACACCACCTTTCTGCTTTGGCTGCTGTCCGAACTCTTTGAAAATCTGCCCGAGGTGGGCGATGCTGACAAGCCGAAGATGGTCTTCTTTTTTGATGAAGCCCACCTGCTCTTCGACCAGGCCCCCAAAGTCCTGCTCGACAAGATCGAACAGGTCGTCCGTCTCATCCGCTCCAAGGGGGTGGGTATTTTCTTCATCACCCAAAGCCCCCTCGACATCCCCGAGGACATTCTGGGCCAGCTGGGCCTGAAGATTCAGCATGCCCTGCGCGCCTTCACCCCCCGCGACCGCAAGGTCATCCGCGCCGTGGCCCAGACCTTTGCCGACAATCCGGCTTTCGATACCGAGGAAGCCATCACCGACCTCGGCACCGGCGAAGCCCTGGTCTCCACCCTCAGCGCCAAGGGGGCACCGCTACCGGTTCAGCGCACCCTCATCCGGCCGCCCGAATCGCGCATCGGTCCTTTGAACGAGGAAGAACGCCGCGAGCGCCTGCAGCGCTCGCCCCTCAAGGGCCGTTACGATACGCCGGTCGACCGCGAGTCGGCCTACGAAATTCTCAAGCAGCGCGCCGAAAGACAGCAGGTGGAAGCCGCGGCGACGCCACCGTCCAAACCGGCCGGTCGTGCCCGCCAGAGCCTGGGCGAGGCCTTTATGAAAAGCGCCGCCCGCACCATCGGCAACCAGGTGGGCCGTCAGCTCATCCGTGGCGTCCTGGGTACCTTGTTCGGCGGCGGCAAACGCTGA
- a CDS encoding sensor domain-containing diguanylate cyclase, producing the protein MNYGGLDYQSILENLYDGVYFVDHDRRITYWNRAAELITGYTAGEVIGKRCSDNILMHVDDAGVNLCENGCPLALTLNDSNYREAEFYLHHKKGHRVPVAIRISPLKDLGGRLLGAVELFSDSSPKKAIMQQVAELTKLAMLDTLTQLANRRYLKMELQSRLDELKRYHIPFALVFMDIDHFKKINDTYGHNTGDLMLQMVARTLSINARSFDLVGRWGGEEFVAILRNVDGEGMQQIAERFRHLVAKASLEYGDMNLQVTLSLGGTLAIPGDTIESLVQRADALMYLSKKQGRNRLSVDVGKPGHGNTNSRQALSNDEPLSPVGEAG; encoded by the coding sequence ATGAACTATGGCGGTCTCGATTATCAATCCATCCTCGAAAACCTGTACGACGGGGTCTACTTTGTCGATCACGATCGCCGCATCACCTACTGGAACCGGGCGGCGGAGCTGATTACCGGCTACACGGCAGGCGAAGTTATCGGCAAACGCTGCTCCGACAACATCCTCATGCACGTTGATGACGCGGGGGTCAACCTCTGTGAAAATGGCTGTCCTCTGGCCCTGACCCTGAACGACTCCAACTACCGGGAAGCCGAATTCTATCTGCACCACAAAAAAGGACACCGGGTGCCTGTAGCCATCCGTATTTCGCCTTTAAAGGACCTGGGCGGACGACTGCTCGGGGCCGTAGAACTCTTTTCCGATTCGAGTCCCAAAAAAGCGATCATGCAGCAGGTCGCCGAACTGACCAAGCTGGCTATGCTCGATACCCTGACCCAACTGGCCAACCGCCGCTATCTCAAGATGGAACTGCAATCCCGCCTGGATGAACTCAAGCGCTACCACATACCTTTTGCCCTCGTCTTTATGGATATCGACCACTTCAAGAAAATCAATGACACCTACGGCCATAACACCGGCGACCTGATGCTGCAGATGGTGGCCAGAACACTGAGCATCAATGCCCGCTCTTTCGACCTGGTCGGCCGCTGGGGCGGTGAAGAGTTTGTCGCCATTTTGCGCAACGTCGACGGAGAGGGGATGCAGCAGATCGCCGAACGTTTCCGCCATCTGGTGGCCAAGGCCAGCTTGGAATATGGCGATATGAACCTGCAGGTCACTCTGTCCCTCGGTGGCACCCTGGCCATTCCCGGGGATACGATAGAGAGTCTGGTGCAGAGGGCTGACGCGCTCATGTATCTCAGTAAAAAGCAGGGTCGAAATCGCCTGAGCGTCGACGTGGGCAAGCCAGGCCACGGGAACACCAACAGTCGCCAAGCCCTTTCAAACGACGAACCCTTAAGTCCGGTGGGGGAGGCAGGCTGA
- a CDS encoding PilZ domain-containing protein yields MGERRNHERFDLSVDIKVMDEGGRTTLGITQNFSDGGALVQVDLEPPPAVGTVMSLQIHDPGSAFERPVLKARVIRVSAEGIAFELLHE; encoded by the coding sequence ATGGGCGAGCGCCGCAACCACGAGCGATTCGATCTCAGTGTCGACATCAAGGTCATGGACGAAGGGGGCCGCACGACCCTCGGCATCACCCAGAACTTCAGCGACGGCGGCGCTCTGGTGCAAGTCGACCTTGAGCCGCCACCGGCCGTCGGCACGGTTATGAGCCTGCAGATCCACGATCCGGGGAGCGCCTTCGAACGCCCCGTTCTCAAGGCCCGGGTCATTCGTGTTTCCGCCGAGGGCATCGCCTTCGAACTGCTGCACGAGTAA
- a CDS encoding LysE family translocator: protein MLTNLTLGTLLGLAAGFAPGPLLFLVLRESLHHGSPAGIRTALAPLISDPPIILLSFFLVAEIARYDLILGLISLAGAALVGHLGWDSLKTAGIQIDLNQPASSSLRKGVLINILSPHPYIFWFTVGAPIILQAKDSGPLAIGLFLGGFYFFLVGSKIFLAVLIGRSRDFLGSRAYLAIMRLLGVLLLLFAVRLLLDAAAFFL, encoded by the coding sequence ATGCTGACCAACCTTACCCTGGGCACCCTGTTGGGGTTGGCCGCCGGCTTCGCTCCCGGTCCTCTGCTCTTTCTCGTCCTGCGGGAAAGTCTGCATCACGGCAGCCCTGCCGGCATCCGCACAGCCCTGGCCCCGCTGATTTCCGACCCCCCCATCATCCTGCTCAGCTTTTTTCTCGTGGCCGAAATCGCCCGCTACGACCTTATCCTTGGCCTCATCTCCCTCGCCGGCGCTGCCCTGGTCGGCCATCTCGGTTGGGACAGTCTCAAAACGGCCGGCATCCAGATCGACCTGAACCAACCGGCTTCTTCCTCCCTGCGCAAGGGGGTCCTCATCAATATCCTCAGCCCGCATCCCTACATTTTCTGGTTCACCGTCGGCGCTCCCATTATCCTGCAGGCCAAAGACAGTGGTCCGCTGGCCATTGGCCTGTTTCTCGGCGGGTTTTATTTTTTTCTGGTCGGCTCCAAGATATTTTTGGCCGTTCTGATCGGCCGTTCCCGCGATTTTTTGGGGAGCCGCGCCTACCTGGCTATCATGCGCCTGCTCGGCGTCCTCCTGCTTCTTTTCGCCGTCCGGCTGCTGCTGGACGCCGCCGCTTTTTTTCTCTGA
- a CDS encoding type IV pilus twitching motility protein PilT — translation MAKIDTLFKVLKDKGGSDLHLSPTNPPLMRAAGDLVPVMPKPLSHEQNKMLLYEIMTEEQRQSFEENLDIDFAYEVPALQSRFRANIFYGRLGISAVFRLIPTQILTAEQLGLPPGVLKFTQYKRGLVLVTGPTGSGKSTTLAAMIDHVNRTRQEHILTIEDPIEFVHVSQQSLVNQREVRRHTQSFAAALKAALREDPDIILVGEMRDLETIELAITAAETGHLVFGTLHTNSAAKTVDRIINVFPTNQQEQIRAMLGESLKGVIAQQLLKTVDGKRCAALEILSVTPAVANLIREGKTFQIPSIIQTGKGEGMQLMDQALQTLLTEKRITVEEAHRYAVNKAQFPLPTGKGATHG, via the coding sequence ATGGCGAAAATCGATACCCTGTTCAAGGTCTTAAAGGACAAGGGCGGCTCCGATCTGCACCTGTCTCCGACCAACCCGCCGCTGATGCGGGCTGCCGGCGACCTGGTGCCGGTGATGCCCAAGCCCCTCAGCCATGAGCAGAACAAGATGCTGCTCTACGAAATCATGACGGAGGAGCAACGGCAGAGCTTCGAGGAGAATCTCGACATCGACTTCGCCTATGAGGTACCGGCCCTGCAGTCACGCTTTCGCGCCAATATCTTTTACGGCCGTCTCGGCATCAGCGCCGTCTTCCGCCTGATCCCGACCCAGATTCTCACCGCCGAGCAGCTCGGACTGCCCCCTGGCGTCCTCAAGTTCACCCAGTACAAGCGGGGTCTGGTGCTGGTTACCGGCCCCACCGGCAGCGGCAAGTCCACCACCCTGGCGGCCATGATCGATCACGTCAACCGCACGCGACAGGAGCATATCCTCACCATTGAGGATCCCATCGAGTTCGTGCACGTCAGTCAGCAGAGCCTGGTCAACCAGCGTGAGGTCCGCCGCCATACCCAGTCCTTCGCCGCGGCCCTCAAGGCGGCCCTGCGCGAGGATCCCGACATCATTCTGGTCGGCGAAATGCGCGATCTGGAGACCATCGAACTGGCCATTACCGCGGCCGAGACCGGTCATCTCGTCTTCGGCACCCTGCACACCAACAGCGCCGCCAAAACCGTCGACCGCATCATCAACGTCTTCCCCACCAACCAGCAGGAGCAGATCCGCGCCATGCTCGGCGAATCTCTCAAGGGGGTCATCGCCCAGCAGCTGCTCAAGACCGTCGACGGCAAGCGCTGCGCTGCGCTGGAAATTCTCTCGGTCACCCCCGCCGTCGCCAACCTCATCCGCGAGGGAAAGACTTTCCAGATCCCTTCCATCATACAAACCGGCAAAGGGGAGGGGATGCAACTGATGGATCAGGCCCTGCAGACACTGCTGACCGAAAAGCGCATCACGGTGGAGGAAGCCCATCGCTATGCCGTCAATAAAGCCCAGTTCCCACTGCCCACCGGAAAAGGAGCCACCCATGGATGA